One Catharus ustulatus isolate bCatUst1 chromosome 2, bCatUst1.pri.v2, whole genome shotgun sequence genomic window carries:
- the LOC116992027 gene encoding uncharacterized protein LOC116992027 isoform X2 yields the protein MAPPPPLARSTRGRRALGGPAALARSGRRDAGPARSPAPQASPGAWAGQGREGRGEGGSGGKEGGRKGRRRRRQIRTKPATSGCLEAVGAMARKGRSEGSAAGERRPWSCCSGPTGCSAGETRTDGYFLNTCCCGSLLKHLQTLQPLKSSCRGRFILKDCSPWKGTCWSRGKNSLLDKHCWGSYLPSRAKAIFCTFLLLSPAQALCHYLLQSSIITYVASAGVLTIQDIRY from the exons ATGGCGCCTCCCCCGCCGCTCGCCCGCAGCACTCGGGGCCGGCGGGCGCTGGGGGGACCTGCGGCACTCGCTCGGAGCGGGAGGAGGGACGCGGGGCCCGCTCGTTCCCCCGCCCCGCAGGCCTCTCCGGGCGCTTGGGCCggccaggggagggagggaaggggggagggagggagtggagggaaggaaggaggaaggaaggggcGGAGGCGGCGCAGGCAGATACGAACAAAGCCCGCGACTAGCGGGTGCCTGGAAGCTGTCGGCGCCATGGCgaggaagggaaggagtgaGGGCAGCGCAGCGGGGGAGCGCcggccctggtcctgctgctcgGGGCCTACCGGCTGCAGTGCAGG AGAAACAAGAACAGATGGATACTTCCTTAacacctgctgctgtgggagtcTTCTGAAACACTTGCAA ACTCTGCAGCCCCTGAAGAGTTCATGCCGAGGCAGATTTATCCTGAAGGACTGCAGTCCGTGGAAGGGCacgtgctggagcagaggaaaa AATTCCCTGCTGGATAAACACTGCTGGGGCTCATACTTGCCAAGCAGAGCCAAGGCCATCTTCTGTACCTTCCTGTTACTTTCTCCAGCTCAGGCTCTCTGCCATTATCTCCTCCAATCAAGCATTATTACATATGTGGCTTCAGCTGGTGTTCTGACAATTCAAGACATCCGATATTGA
- the LOC116992027 gene encoding uncharacterized protein LOC116992027 isoform X1, with translation MAPPPPLARSTRGRRALGGPAALARSGRRDAGPARSPAPQASPGAWAGQGREGRGEGGSGGKEGGRKGRRRRRQIRTKPATSGCLEAVGAMARKGRSEGSAAGERRPWSCCSGPTGCSAGFVYRRVSPINHVIDGSVVLEKALLRALKTRVAGEEGFLEGSGTPAGAGAVQPGEDEAWEGPSRSRQLSQRSLWPDSAAPEEFMPRQIYPEGLQSVEGHVLEQRKRSVLGILLRHGEEALVLALKVGGIFKQI, from the exons ATGGCGCCTCCCCCGCCGCTCGCCCGCAGCACTCGGGGCCGGCGGGCGCTGGGGGGACCTGCGGCACTCGCTCGGAGCGGGAGGAGGGACGCGGGGCCCGCTCGTTCCCCCGCCCCGCAGGCCTCTCCGGGCGCTTGGGCCggccaggggagggagggaaggggggagggagggagtggagggaaggaaggaggaaggaaggggcGGAGGCGGCGCAGGCAGATACGAACAAAGCCCGCGACTAGCGGGTGCCTGGAAGCTGTCGGCGCCATGGCgaggaagggaaggagtgaGGGCAGCGCAGCGGGGGAGCGCcggccctggtcctgctgctcgGGGCCTACCGGCTGCAGTGCAGGGTTTGTTTATAGGCGTGTTTCACCTATAAATCATGTTATTGACGGTAGCGTTGTGCTGGAAAAGGCTCTCCTCCGTGCTCTTAAAACGCGTGTTGCGGGTGAGGAGGGATTTTTGGAAGGGTCTGGAACACCTgcgggagctggggctgttcagccgGGAGAAGATGAGGCTTGGGAAGGACCTTCCCGTTCTCGACAGCTCTCTCAAAGGAGCTTGTGGCCAG ACTCTGCAGCCCCTGAAGAGTTCATGCCGAGGCAGATTTATCCTGAAGGACTGCAGTCCGTGGAAGGGCacgtgctggagcagaggaaaa GAAGTGTTCTGGGCATTCTGCTACGACATGGGGAGGAAGCTTTGGTCCTTGCTCTGAAGGTTGGtggtatttttaaacaaatatag
- the LOC116992027 gene encoding uncharacterized protein LOC116992027 isoform X5, which translates to MSRSGVKKMLIKALALRVSACRETRTDGYFLNTCCCGSLLKHLQTLQPLKSSCRGRFILKDCSPWKGTCWSRGKNSLLDKHCWGSYLPSRAKAIFCTFLLLSPAQALCHYLLQSSIITYVASAGVLTIQDIRY; encoded by the exons ATGAGCAGATCGGGAGTTAAGAAAATGCTTATCAAGGCCTTGGCACTCAGAGTTTCTGCCTGCAG AGAAACAAGAACAGATGGATACTTCCTTAacacctgctgctgtgggagtcTTCTGAAACACTTGCAA ACTCTGCAGCCCCTGAAGAGTTCATGCCGAGGCAGATTTATCCTGAAGGACTGCAGTCCGTGGAAGGGCacgtgctggagcagaggaaaa AATTCCCTGCTGGATAAACACTGCTGGGGCTCATACTTGCCAAGCAGAGCCAAGGCCATCTTCTGTACCTTCCTGTTACTTTCTCCAGCTCAGGCTCTCTGCCATTATCTCCTCCAATCAAGCATTATTACATATGTGGCTTCAGCTGGTGTTCTGACAATTCAAGACATCCGATATTGA
- the LOC116992027 gene encoding uncharacterized protein LOC116992027 isoform X3 gives MAPPPPLARSTRGRRALGGPAALARSGRRDAGPARSPAPQASPGAWAGQGREGRGEGGSGGKEGGRKGRRRRRQIRTKPATSGCLEAVGAMARKGRSEGSAAGERRPWSCCSGPTGCSAGFVYRRVSPINHVIDGSVVLEKALLRALKTRVAGEEGFLEGSGTPAGAGAVQPGEDEAWEGPSRSRQLSQRSLWPDSAAPEEFMPRQIYPEGLQSVEGHVLEQRKKFPAG, from the exons ATGGCGCCTCCCCCGCCGCTCGCCCGCAGCACTCGGGGCCGGCGGGCGCTGGGGGGACCTGCGGCACTCGCTCGGAGCGGGAGGAGGGACGCGGGGCCCGCTCGTTCCCCCGCCCCGCAGGCCTCTCCGGGCGCTTGGGCCggccaggggagggagggaaggggggagggagggagtggagggaaggaaggaggaaggaaggggcGGAGGCGGCGCAGGCAGATACGAACAAAGCCCGCGACTAGCGGGTGCCTGGAAGCTGTCGGCGCCATGGCgaggaagggaaggagtgaGGGCAGCGCAGCGGGGGAGCGCcggccctggtcctgctgctcgGGGCCTACCGGCTGCAGTGCAGGGTTTGTTTATAGGCGTGTTTCACCTATAAATCATGTTATTGACGGTAGCGTTGTGCTGGAAAAGGCTCTCCTCCGTGCTCTTAAAACGCGTGTTGCGGGTGAGGAGGGATTTTTGGAAGGGTCTGGAACACCTgcgggagctggggctgttcagccgGGAGAAGATGAGGCTTGGGAAGGACCTTCCCGTTCTCGACAGCTCTCTCAAAGGAGCTTGTGGCCAG ACTCTGCAGCCCCTGAAGAGTTCATGCCGAGGCAGATTTATCCTGAAGGACTGCAGTCCGTGGAAGGGCacgtgctggagcagaggaaaa AATTCCCTGCTGGATAA
- the LOC116992027 gene encoding uncharacterized protein LOC116992027 isoform X4, producing the protein MAPPPPLARSTRGRRALGGPAALARSGRRDAGPARSPAPQASPGAWAGQGREGRGEGGSGGKEGGRKGRRRRRQIRTKPATSGCLEAVGAMARKGRSEGSAAGERRPWSCCSGPTGCSAGFVYRRVSPINHVIDGSVVLEKALLRALKTRVAGEEGFLEGSGTPAGAGAVQPGEDEAWEGPSRSRQLSQRSLWPDSAAPEEFMPRQIYPEGLQSVEGHVLEQRKS; encoded by the exons ATGGCGCCTCCCCCGCCGCTCGCCCGCAGCACTCGGGGCCGGCGGGCGCTGGGGGGACCTGCGGCACTCGCTCGGAGCGGGAGGAGGGACGCGGGGCCCGCTCGTTCCCCCGCCCCGCAGGCCTCTCCGGGCGCTTGGGCCggccaggggagggagggaaggggggagggagggagtggagggaaggaaggaggaaggaaggggcGGAGGCGGCGCAGGCAGATACGAACAAAGCCCGCGACTAGCGGGTGCCTGGAAGCTGTCGGCGCCATGGCgaggaagggaaggagtgaGGGCAGCGCAGCGGGGGAGCGCcggccctggtcctgctgctcgGGGCCTACCGGCTGCAGTGCAGGGTTTGTTTATAGGCGTGTTTCACCTATAAATCATGTTATTGACGGTAGCGTTGTGCTGGAAAAGGCTCTCCTCCGTGCTCTTAAAACGCGTGTTGCGGGTGAGGAGGGATTTTTGGAAGGGTCTGGAACACCTgcgggagctggggctgttcagccgGGAGAAGATGAGGCTTGGGAAGGACCTTCCCGTTCTCGACAGCTCTCTCAAAGGAGCTTGTGGCCAG ACTCTGCAGCCCCTGAAGAGTTCATGCCGAGGCAGATTTATCCTGAAGGACTGCAGTCCGTGGAAGGGCacgtgctggagcagaggaaaa GCTGA